One Candidatus Flexicrinis proximus DNA window includes the following coding sequences:
- a CDS encoding YfhO family protein, producing MIRIDGWRRETLCVLILTLLWLIFFWRLFTPVLAQQAALVPGDFSDQFVTFGAYQYARFSAGEVPLWNPYNNGGMPFIADTQAAAFYPPRLATIALANWSSGWTYHALELEMTFHVLFYVLALYALVRRMTLGARGSHVGGLIAALVGGFGGYMTGYPPLQLALLEAGVWLPLGVLGVFEATRTEFRWRPLLLTGLALGLSWMAGHPQTSFFLTYLLVAFFAFRVIAARLPVLMWLGGTLLFGLMAVALVAVTLFPGLEYLIQTSRAGFDFDELSHGFPMRDLLQLFVPGVFSQWSPLWVGLGGLGLALIAIVNRVSGARFWGAVALFALVFSLGGNGPLYPALFDLIPGLRFFRGQERAAYLVANSMAILAGLGACYWTTAPKPDPRRVAASVLGVTFVLIAIKLIDWQAPISAGSNWVLAGSAAFALLWAALLPTVAFKPQYLPLLVAAIALELFGFGFYLSTNYAVVQPEMLINRNPLIDAVRLDTDVPFRVDGARVLRGNWGSYYQIADIQGISPLFLKGPQEIIESGLPDERAWELLSVRYVYSDWSALNVPSELVVEGSDSQGLVNLHRLTAQRPFAHLVYDAVVVNSDEEARQTMADVDFNPRTTVILHTPIPLDLPMSPIEYYGSTVTRFSPETVEIDVETPDNAILSLAQVDYPGWRATIDGQSAQLVRAYGGLAALAMPAGHHTVTLVYDPLTYRIGALVSAATWLSLAGYAVWLVLKAVSRRRT from the coding sequence ATGATCCGCATAGACGGCTGGCGCCGCGAAACCCTTTGCGTTTTGATTCTGACCTTGTTATGGCTGATATTCTTCTGGCGGTTGTTCACCCCGGTCCTGGCGCAGCAGGCCGCTCTCGTTCCCGGTGACTTCTCGGATCAATTTGTCACGTTTGGCGCGTATCAATATGCGCGTTTCTCGGCGGGCGAAGTGCCGCTGTGGAACCCCTATAACAACGGCGGGATGCCCTTCATCGCGGATACACAGGCTGCCGCATTCTACCCACCGCGCTTGGCTACTATCGCGTTGGCGAACTGGAGCAGCGGTTGGACGTACCACGCGCTCGAGCTCGAAATGACGTTCCACGTACTCTTCTACGTGCTGGCCCTGTATGCGCTTGTCCGCCGCATGACCTTGGGCGCGCGCGGATCGCATGTTGGGGGCTTGATAGCGGCGCTCGTCGGCGGCTTTGGCGGATACATGACTGGCTATCCGCCGCTGCAGCTCGCACTCCTGGAAGCCGGGGTGTGGCTGCCATTAGGTGTGCTGGGCGTTTTCGAGGCGACTCGGACCGAATTCAGGTGGCGTCCGTTGCTGCTGACCGGCCTTGCCCTGGGTCTGAGCTGGATGGCGGGGCATCCGCAGACCAGTTTCTTCCTGACCTATTTGCTGGTCGCCTTCTTTGCCTTTCGCGTTATTGCTGCCCGACTCCCTGTACTGATGTGGCTGGGTGGAACACTGCTTTTCGGCCTGATGGCGGTCGCTCTGGTTGCCGTGACGCTCTTTCCGGGATTGGAGTACCTGATCCAGACCTCGCGGGCTGGGTTCGATTTCGATGAACTGAGTCACGGCTTTCCCATGAGAGACCTGCTTCAGCTCTTTGTGCCTGGCGTGTTCAGCCAGTGGTCACCCCTGTGGGTTGGATTGGGCGGTCTCGGCCTCGCGCTGATCGCCATCGTGAACCGTGTTTCTGGCGCGCGGTTCTGGGGGGCAGTTGCGCTTTTCGCCCTCGTTTTCAGCCTGGGAGGCAACGGCCCGCTGTACCCCGCTTTGTTCGATCTCATCCCAGGACTCCGGTTCTTCCGCGGCCAGGAGCGTGCAGCGTATCTGGTCGCCAACAGTATGGCTATCCTCGCGGGACTGGGTGCCTGTTATTGGACTACCGCGCCAAAGCCCGATCCGCGTCGTGTCGCGGCTTCGGTCTTGGGCGTGACCTTTGTTCTTATCGCGATCAAGCTGATTGACTGGCAAGCGCCGATTTCAGCGGGATCTAACTGGGTACTCGCCGGGTCGGCGGCGTTCGCGCTGCTCTGGGCGGCGCTCCTGCCAACAGTGGCGTTCAAACCGCAGTACTTGCCGCTGCTGGTAGCGGCGATAGCACTTGAGTTGTTCGGATTTGGCTTCTATCTCTCCACCAATTATGCGGTGGTACAGCCGGAGATGCTGATCAACCGGAATCCGTTGATCGACGCCGTCCGACTGGATACGGACGTGCCGTTTCGTGTGGATGGGGCCAGGGTCTTGCGGGGAAATTGGGGAAGCTACTATCAGATTGCCGATATTCAGGGCATTAGTCCACTGTTCCTGAAAGGCCCGCAGGAGATTATCGAGTCTGGGCTACCAGACGAACGGGCATGGGAACTCCTGTCTGTGCGCTATGTGTACTCGGACTGGTCGGCCTTGAATGTGCCCAGCGAACTTGTCGTGGAAGGGTCAGACAGTCAGGGTCTGGTCAACCTTCACCGCTTGACGGCCCAGCGCCCGTTCGCGCACCTCGTGTATGATGCAGTCGTTGTGAACAGTGATGAAGAAGCCCGGCAGACTATGGCCGACGTGGACTTCAACCCACGAACCACGGTCATCCTGCATACGCCAATCCCGCTGGACCTTCCAATGTCTCCGATTGAGTACTATGGATCGACTGTGACTCGCTTCTCCCCTGAAACGGTTGAGATTGATGTCGAGACCCCGGACAATGCGATCCTCTCACTGGCACAGGTAGATTACCCGGGCTGGCGGGCAACCATTGACGGTCAATCCGCGCAGCTGGTTCGCGCATACGGAGGACTTGCCGCGCTAGCTATGCCTGCAGGTCACCATACGGTTACTCTCGTTTATGACCCGCTGACGTACAGGATTGGCGCACTCGTAAGCGCTGCCACATGGTTGAGTCTGGCGGGATATGCAGTTTGGCTCGTGTTGAAGGCAGTTAGCCGGAGGCGCACATGA
- a CDS encoding glycosyltransferase family 4 protein has product MRIGLVTGEYPPMEGGIGAHCRELAREMTHQGHSVFVYSDSRSEEANSQVALTHNQGGWGIGALRSINRWASDNKLDIVNLHYQTAAFQMSPFVHWLPDAVKVPVITTFHDLRFPYLFPKAGRLRDWTVMRLARASEGVISTNHEDFARLKSHHCAALIPIGSSVKTDLPPDFDRSRWRDSLGASETDYVVAHFGFINHTKGVDTLLRAARTLLDQALPVRVWLVGGRTGTSDPTNEQFANAVQDLAVHLDLTDRVVWTGFLGDSEAAACFAACDAVALLYSDGASYRRSSLMAAIAQGAAILTTEPAVAIPAFRDGMNMRLISPADVQSAAGALSEMWLDPVLRSRLRVGARELAGEFTWPEIARSNVEHFSQIVAEARR; this is encoded by the coding sequence ATGCGCATCGGACTCGTAACCGGCGAATATCCGCCGATGGAGGGAGGAATCGGCGCCCACTGCCGTGAACTCGCCAGGGAGATGACCCATCAGGGGCACAGTGTGTTCGTCTATTCGGATTCGCGAAGCGAGGAGGCCAATTCGCAAGTGGCCCTTACGCACAATCAGGGCGGTTGGGGGATCGGGGCGCTGCGATCAATCAACAGGTGGGCATCCGACAACAAACTCGATATCGTGAACCTCCACTATCAGACCGCGGCATTCCAGATGTCTCCCTTCGTCCATTGGCTGCCCGATGCGGTGAAAGTTCCCGTGATCACCACCTTTCACGATTTGCGGTTTCCGTACCTCTTCCCCAAAGCGGGGAGGCTGCGCGACTGGACTGTTATGCGGCTGGCGCGCGCCTCCGAAGGCGTGATCAGCACAAACCATGAGGATTTTGCGCGATTAAAGTCGCATCATTGTGCAGCGCTCATTCCGATCGGCAGCAGTGTGAAAACCGACCTTCCTCCGGATTTTGACCGCTCGCGTTGGCGTGACAGTCTAGGTGCGTCTGAGACTGATTACGTTGTGGCGCATTTCGGCTTTATCAACCATACGAAGGGTGTTGACACGCTGTTGAGAGCGGCTCGAACTCTGCTCGACCAGGCACTTCCAGTCAGGGTATGGCTCGTTGGTGGGCGCACCGGTACAAGCGATCCAACCAACGAGCAGTTTGCCAATGCTGTTCAGGACCTTGCAGTCCATCTTGACCTGACGGATCGCGTCGTGTGGACCGGTTTTCTTGGCGATAGCGAGGCTGCTGCCTGCTTCGCGGCCTGTGACGCTGTGGCTCTGCTGTACTCCGATGGCGCTAGCTATCGTCGGTCCTCCTTGATGGCCGCGATCGCTCAGGGCGCCGCGATCCTGACAACGGAACCCGCAGTGGCAATTCCTGCCTTTCGCGATGGTATGAACATGCGGCTTATATCTCCGGCAGATGTGCAAAGCGCCGCCGGCGCGCTCTCAGAAATGTGGCTCGATCCGGTTCTGCGGTCCCGACTGCGCGTCGGCGCAAGGGAACTGGCTGGCGAGTTTACCTGGCCAGAAATCGCGCGATCGAATGTGGAGCACTTCAGTCAGATCGTCGCCGAGGCGCGTAGATGA
- a CDS encoding glycosyltransferase family 2 protein yields the protein MDISVIIVSWNVAALLKDCLTSLYAADTGGRAMEVIVVDSASTDSTVEMLRSSFPQVMLLAQDENVGFTRANNIGLGTSTGRHILLLNPDTKIIGDALSQMSDFLDSHPDVGVVGPHTLNPDGTTQSSRRRFPDRRTAFFETPWLQHFAPGGLLTRYEFAELSPDMTHEVDWMQGSCLCARREVYDQIGGLDTGYIMYFEELDWCKRAKDSGWKLQYLGSARIVHHGGKSTDQIGARKHIHYNESKLRYFSKVYGRGFATVLRMFLLATYGWQLMLEWIKGLAGSKRQLRHERVTTYWQVLRSGLRVR from the coding sequence TTGGATATCTCGGTCATTATCGTCAGTTGGAACGTCGCCGCGCTCTTGAAGGACTGCCTGACCAGCCTGTATGCGGCTGACACGGGAGGTCGGGCGATGGAAGTCATCGTTGTTGATTCGGCGTCAACAGACTCCACTGTCGAAATGCTTCGCAGCAGTTTTCCACAAGTCATGCTGCTCGCTCAGGACGAAAACGTGGGATTTACGCGGGCAAACAATATTGGCCTGGGCACGTCGACTGGTCGCCATATCCTGCTTCTAAACCCCGATACTAAGATCATCGGCGATGCGCTATCGCAGATGTCGGACTTTCTGGACAGTCATCCAGATGTCGGCGTTGTTGGTCCCCACACGCTGAATCCCGACGGCACGACTCAATCGTCGCGCCGCCGTTTCCCTGACCGCAGGACCGCGTTTTTTGAGACGCCCTGGCTTCAGCATTTCGCGCCCGGCGGCCTGCTGACGCGCTATGAGTTCGCGGAACTTTCCCCAGATATGACGCACGAGGTCGACTGGATGCAGGGATCTTGCCTGTGCGCCCGCCGTGAAGTCTACGACCAGATTGGCGGGCTAGACACTGGCTATATCATGTATTTCGAAGAACTGGACTGGTGCAAGCGCGCTAAAGACAGCGGCTGGAAGCTCCAGTATCTGGGTTCAGCCCGCATTGTGCACCATGGCGGAAAAAGCACGGATCAGATCGGTGCCCGCAAACATATTCACTATAACGAGAGTAAGCTCCGCTACTTTAGTAAGGTCTATGGCCGAGGCTTCGCCACTGTGCTGCGTATGTTCCTCCTGGCCACCTACGGGTGGCAGTTAATGCTGGAGTGGATCAAGGGTCTCGCCGGCAGCAAGCGACAGCTGAGGCATGAACGCGTTACGACATACTGGCAGGTCCTTCGATCTGGGCTGCGGGTACGCTGA
- the rpsF gene encoding 30S ribosomal protein S6: MEGTHTVLKDYEVVFIVRIEGTDDQINEVVEQAKGYVEQDGVSKVNRIDRWGRRKLAYEVDRQREGYYVLFDASVDTKHAEELDRSLRLAPPILRYLVIRKDE, encoded by the coding sequence GTGGAAGGGACACACACCGTGCTAAAGGACTACGAAGTCGTCTTCATTGTGCGCATTGAAGGCACCGACGACCAGATCAACGAGGTCGTTGAACAGGCAAAGGGCTACGTCGAGCAGGACGGCGTCAGCAAAGTGAATCGTATCGATCGTTGGGGTCGGCGCAAGCTGGCTTACGAGGTCGATCGCCAGCGTGAAGGCTACTATGTGTTGTTCGACGCCTCGGTCGACACGAAACACGCGGAAGAACTGGACCGCAGCCTTCGCCTCGCCCCGCCCATCCTCAGATATCTGGTAATCCGCAAAGACGAGTAA
- the ssb gene encoding single-stranded DNA-binding protein produces the protein MARGLNKVMIIGNVGREPELRYTPTGAPVTNFDVTVVSHSWVTPEGERREKTEWFNVVAWGRLAEICKQHLTRGQQVYIEGRLQTRSWEDESGKKHFRTEVIARDMKLLGDRKQGGEFELEDADDDFGL, from the coding sequence ATGGCTCGCGGGCTGAATAAGGTCATGATCATTGGCAACGTGGGACGTGAACCGGAACTCCGGTACACGCCAACCGGCGCCCCTGTGACCAACTTCGATGTCACCGTCGTGAGCCACAGCTGGGTTACGCCGGAGGGCGAGCGCCGCGAGAAGACCGAATGGTTCAACGTTGTGGCCTGGGGCCGACTTGCAGAAATATGCAAGCAGCACCTGACCCGCGGCCAGCAGGTCTACATAGAAGGCCGACTGCAAACCCGCAGTTGGGAAGACGAATCAGGAAAGAAACACTTTCGCACCGAAGTCATCGCCCGTGATATGAAGCTTCTCGGAGATCGCAAGCAAGGCGGCGAATTCGAGCTGGAAGACGCAGACGACGATTTCGGACTTTAG
- a CDS encoding 30S ribosomal protein S18 translates to MADNEEREDRGGEGRRGGGDREYRGGGGGGEYRGGGDRRDRGDREDRGDRRGGMGMAGGRRRGTFCPEGKCFDYKDIDMLRKFVSESGRIKPRRQTGNCARCQRQLAREVKRARHLALLPFVSIND, encoded by the coding sequence ATGGCAGACAACGAAGAACGTGAAGATCGTGGCGGCGAAGGCCGTCGTGGTGGTGGCGACCGCGAATATCGCGGCGGCGGTGGTGGTGGCGAGTATCGCGGCGGCGGTGACCGTCGTGACCGCGGCGACCGTGAAGACCGTGGCGATCGTCGCGGTGGCATGGGGATGGCCGGCGGCCGGCGCCGTGGCACTTTCTGCCCCGAAGGCAAGTGCTTTGACTATAAGGACATCGATATGCTCCGCAAGTTTGTGAGCGAGTCCGGTCGCATCAAGCCGCGCCGCCAGACCGGCAACTGTGCCCGCTGCCAACGTCAGCTGGCGCGTGAGGTCAAGCGTGCGCGTCATCTGGCGCTGCTGCCCTTCGTCAGCATCAACGACTAA
- a CDS encoding peptidylprolyl isomerase: MTPTPFVSPTPTTEPTATVEPTATATVEGATPAPTATATSTAAPTEAVPTLSATEVQGQFEAQKSSFISEIAGLAGASADEVRAVLKARALRSAVADTLAGNTETVGDSETTLYADVRHILVETEEAAQDIIDALNAGESFAELAKAVSTDTGSGANGGELDWAPISNYVEPFANAVRDAEIGAFVGPVESDFGFHVIQVRAKENREADQAQIDRAKDLQLTAWLEEVRTAAEGTYSTTSAWANNIPSSPLWRFIER; encoded by the coding sequence ATGACGCCGACACCGTTCGTATCGCCGACGCCGACGACAGAACCGACAGCGACTGTCGAGCCGACGGCAACCGCGACAGTAGAAGGGGCAACCCCTGCCCCGACCGCAACCGCGACCAGTACTGCGGCGCCGACCGAAGCTGTCCCAACTTTAAGTGCGACCGAGGTTCAGGGACAATTCGAGGCCCAGAAGTCCAGCTTCATCTCGGAAATCGCCGGGCTGGCCGGTGCGAGCGCGGACGAAGTCAGGGCTGTGCTGAAAGCACGCGCCCTGCGTTCGGCAGTTGCCGATACGCTGGCTGGTAACACGGAGACCGTTGGCGACAGCGAAACCACGCTGTATGCCGATGTCCGGCACATTCTTGTGGAAACAGAAGAAGCGGCGCAGGATATCATCGACGCGCTTAACGCCGGCGAATCGTTCGCAGAACTGGCCAAGGCGGTTTCGACCGATACCGGCAGCGGCGCTAACGGTGGTGAGCTGGATTGGGCGCCCATCTCGAACTATGTCGAGCCGTTCGCAAATGCAGTCCGCGACGCAGAAATTGGCGCGTTTGTGGGTCCGGTGGAATCAGACTTCGGCTTCCATGTGATCCAGGTCCGTGCCAAGGAAAACCGCGAAGCAGATCAGGCACAGATCGACCGTGCAAAAGACCTTCAACTGACGGCATGGCTCGAAGAAGTCCGCACGGCAGCAGAGGGAACATATAGCACGACCAGCGCCTGGGCAAACAATATCCCATCCTCACCCCTCTGGCGTTTCATCGAGCGCTAG
- a CDS encoding DUF3662 domain-containing protein, which yields MSDDRFTRLEARLEQWVETTFAAAFGYRVNVFDLALHLVRAMESGLQYDPAGINRPLAPDTYDLYMQSELYTRLLERQPNLAERLCDYLITLATQSEYRLSQAPLLRLHADPTLDSKHPRAVASHTETAGGSTIGMTAVVAPYAEAAPGNAHLIVNGGSPYRLASDVVNIGRMVDNDLPLDDPYVSRYHVQLRRRGSEYLLFDINSSRGTSVNGTRVKEHRLRSGDVIDIGRSRLIYMDDRSEDSSSPPTETFEGV from the coding sequence ATGAGTGACGACCGTTTCACGCGCTTAGAGGCACGTCTGGAGCAATGGGTTGAGACGACCTTTGCTGCGGCATTTGGCTACCGCGTAAACGTCTTCGATCTGGCGCTTCACCTGGTTCGGGCCATGGAATCGGGCTTGCAGTACGATCCTGCCGGCATCAATCGACCGCTCGCGCCGGACACCTACGACCTTTATATGCAGTCCGAACTTTATACTCGCTTACTTGAACGGCAGCCAAACCTTGCCGAACGCCTCTGCGATTATCTGATTACGCTGGCAACCCAATCCGAGTACCGGCTTTCCCAGGCCCCTCTGCTGCGCTTGCATGCTGACCCGACGCTGGACTCGAAGCATCCCCGCGCAGTTGCGAGCCATACAGAGACGGCCGGCGGCAGTACGATCGGCATGACGGCCGTAGTCGCGCCGTACGCTGAGGCCGCACCGGGTAACGCCCATTTGATCGTCAATGGCGGAAGCCCATATAGACTGGCGTCAGATGTCGTGAATATCGGACGGATGGTCGATAATGATTTGCCGCTGGATGACCCATACGTTTCACGGTATCACGTCCAGCTTAGGCGGCGCGGAAGTGAGTATCTTCTGTTCGACATCAACAGTTCGCGCGGGACATCGGTTAATGGAACGCGCGTGAAAGAACACCGCCTGCGCAGCGGTGACGTCATCGATATCGGGCGCTCTCGGCTCATTTACATGGACGACCGCTCCGAAGACTCATCTTCTCCCCCAACCGAAACTTTCGAAGGCGTCTAA
- a CDS encoding FHA domain-containing protein has product METAVVLFILRLVSAITLIAFMGALFWLVLRDFRSAVNQTTSQRRSYGQLVAMFEADGKLIKTGQSFPLLPLTSFGRSPTNTVPIEDNFASGEHAILTRRSDQWWLEDRRSRNGTTLNGIAFEKAVIVTNGDVIGIGKMRYRVEFEEVMQ; this is encoded by the coding sequence GTGGAAACGGCTGTCGTGCTGTTCATCCTGCGCCTCGTCTCAGCGATTACGCTCATTGCATTCATGGGCGCGTTGTTCTGGCTTGTGCTGCGTGATTTCCGGAGTGCGGTCAACCAAACGACCAGCCAAAGACGAAGCTATGGTCAGTTGGTCGCCATGTTTGAGGCGGATGGCAAACTCATAAAGACCGGTCAGAGTTTTCCGCTTCTGCCGCTGACCAGTTTTGGCCGTTCACCAACCAATACGGTCCCCATTGAGGACAACTTTGCCAGCGGAGAACACGCCATCCTGACGCGCCGCAGTGACCAATGGTGGCTCGAAGACCGTCGAAGCCGTAACGGGACGACCCTGAATGGGATTGCGTTCGAAAAGGCCGTGATCGTGACCAATGGCGACGTAATCGGGATCGGGAAAATGCGTTATCGTGTGGAATTTGAGGAGGTCATGCAGTGA
- a CDS encoding MTAP family purine nucleoside phosphorylase, translating to MAEITDKTVVVADTPYGKTSAPIVIGTLRGKRVAFLARHGDGHSLNPSEVPYRANIFALKSLGVRFVIAANACGSLREDYAPGHLVVPDQLYDNTKLERGGRTFFEKGIVGHVSVAESFSPELGQLVIKAAKLHVPQATIHQGGTFIIIEGPRFSTRAESEIFRGWGCSLIGMTTAPEAFLAAEAEIAYSTLAHITDYDVWHTSEAPVTTEIVMATMHLNIANVQSVIAAAVEAIDENADFAAHHSLDNVVMTAANRIDPGAIERLRLLLGDRLPG from the coding sequence ATGGCCGAAATCACCGACAAGACCGTTGTCGTGGCCGATACGCCGTATGGCAAGACCAGCGCCCCCATTGTGATCGGTACACTGAGAGGCAAGCGCGTTGCATTCCTCGCCCGACACGGTGACGGGCATTCGCTCAACCCCTCGGAAGTGCCTTACCGCGCGAATATTTTCGCACTGAAGTCACTCGGCGTACGCTTCGTCATCGCGGCCAATGCGTGCGGATCGCTCAGAGAAGACTATGCGCCTGGACACCTTGTCGTCCCTGATCAGCTGTACGACAACACCAAACTCGAACGTGGTGGACGCACTTTCTTCGAGAAGGGGATCGTCGGCCATGTCTCGGTTGCAGAGTCCTTCAGTCCAGAGTTAGGCCAGCTGGTCATCAAGGCGGCGAAACTTCATGTTCCTCAGGCCACAATACATCAGGGCGGGACCTTTATCATCATCGAGGGGCCACGGTTCAGCACTCGCGCCGAAAGTGAGATCTTTCGCGGGTGGGGATGTTCGCTGATCGGAATGACCACGGCCCCGGAAGCATTCCTGGCGGCAGAGGCGGAAATCGCCTATTCGACACTCGCACACATTACCGATTACGATGTCTGGCACACGTCCGAGGCCCCGGTCACGACCGAGATCGTGATGGCGACTATGCACCTCAATATCGCCAACGTCCAGAGCGTCATCGCGGCCGCAGTCGAAGCCATCGATGAGAACGCGGACTTCGCGGCCCACCACTCGTTGGATAACGTGGTCATGACCGCAGCCAATCGCATCGACCCCGGCGCTATAGAACGCCTGCGCCTGCTCCTGGGTGATCGGCTGCCGGGCTAA
- a CDS encoding FtsW/RodA/SpoVE family cell cycle protein — protein MANALTNSRRPLNDVVGEASAERMLLALASLFVTVNFLSLQIIRQAPASSLLPLAAWLTAALGGHIALTLWLPRRDPLLFPICMLLSGWGLASIDRLAPVFADRQSVWLLVSVVAMLCTACPPFVLRTLRDFRYLLLICGLILLAASIVFGVNPSGEPDAPALWIGIGGVYFQPSEVLKIVLVAFLASYLAEQYPLLSARDVQATLGGRMLSPRLIGPMLLMWSVCVIVLVWQRDLGTALVFFLVFLTLIYLASGQAYLLLAGAVLITAAGIIAYQAFDVVTRRVDIWLNPWLEAEGRAYHIVQSLLAFANGGILGQGIGQGAPGYVPVVHSDTIFAAIGEEWGLLGVAVLLGVLLLLVVRGLRLGLAHQERPFYALLAVGLTALIAIQSLLIMGGVIKLIPLTGVTLPFVSYGGSSLLISFIILGLLLRLSSSEDSHAV, from the coding sequence ATGGCGAACGCGCTGACCAACAGCCGGCGTCCCCTCAATGATGTCGTTGGGGAGGCTTCTGCGGAGCGGATGCTGCTGGCGCTGGCGTCGTTGTTTGTGACGGTCAATTTTCTATCCCTTCAGATCATCCGCCAAGCTCCAGCATCCTCTCTCCTCCCACTGGCGGCCTGGCTGACGGCGGCACTCGGGGGTCATATCGCCCTGACCCTCTGGCTTCCAAGGCGTGACCCATTGCTGTTTCCAATCTGTATGCTCCTGAGCGGCTGGGGACTGGCGTCGATAGACCGGCTCGCTCCGGTCTTTGCCGATCGTCAGTCCGTCTGGCTGCTTGTAAGCGTTGTCGCCATGCTGTGTACCGCCTGTCCCCCATTCGTCCTGCGAACACTGCGGGACTTCAGATACCTGCTACTGATCTGCGGATTGATCCTGCTCGCGGCATCCATCGTATTCGGTGTCAATCCGTCGGGTGAGCCGGATGCCCCGGCGCTGTGGATCGGAATCGGCGGCGTGTACTTTCAGCCGTCGGAAGTCCTCAAAATCGTGCTGGTGGCGTTTCTCGCCAGCTACCTCGCAGAGCAGTATCCACTCCTTTCGGCGCGGGATGTGCAGGCCACCTTAGGCGGACGAATGCTGTCGCCGCGGCTGATTGGGCCGATGCTGCTGATGTGGAGTGTGTGCGTCATCGTTCTGGTATGGCAGCGCGACCTCGGTACCGCGCTGGTATTCTTCCTCGTGTTTCTAACGCTCATCTATCTCGCCAGCGGACAGGCCTATCTGCTCCTTGCGGGTGCCGTGTTAATCACAGCCGCCGGGATTATCGCGTATCAGGCGTTTGACGTCGTCACACGGCGCGTTGATATCTGGTTGAACCCCTGGCTGGAAGCAGAGGGACGCGCTTATCATATCGTTCAAAGTCTGCTCGCTTTTGCTAACGGTGGCATCCTTGGGCAAGGCATCGGCCAGGGCGCACCAGGCTATGTCCCGGTTGTACATTCAGACACCATTTTTGCCGCAATCGGGGAGGAGTGGGGGTTATTGGGAGTCGCAGTGCTGCTCGGCGTTCTCCTCCTGCTTGTCGTGCGCGGACTAAGGCTCGGCCTCGCCCACCAGGAGCGTCCATTTTATGCGCTGCTGGCCGTAGGGCTGACCGCGCTAATCGCGATTCAAAGCCTCCTGATCATGGGCGGCGTCATTAAGCTGATACCTCTGACCGGTGTAACCTTACCGTTTGTGAGCTACGGTGGAAGTTCACTGCTGATCAGCTTCATCATCCTCGGCCTACTGCTCCGCTTATCCTCGAGCGAGGACAGCCATGCGGTTTGA
- a CDS encoding flippase-like domain-containing protein — MRNYRNQIILGLLISIAFYVLVLMVFDSQGQSAEGVGEALAQFPLVGFLLVALAQTGTFVTRFLTWQYYMGVVDARARMSLLDSIVIFITGFILVVSPGKAAELLKAVLVKVKTEVPVARTVPVIVAERVVDGLSVIAVLTLTLVLAGDQLDLGDYYDFSRAIVFSSAAFLGFALVSVQIRPLGYFVLGVIARLPVIRRAHHWFVELYESAREIFSPRHVAVTAIFGFGTYGFTALAFILTLAAFGLPLSLTLCLQATFIVGVGTAIGALSFIPNGAGITEFSQAAMLMAIVAPQHPELTVGVAAAAALIEGFFHKWYRVIVGLGTAFVFRERLFTPTVEQELASVEHTA, encoded by the coding sequence ATGCGCAACTACCGAAATCAGATAATCCTCGGGCTACTGATCTCCATAGCCTTCTATGTGCTTGTCCTGATGGTGTTCGACAGTCAGGGGCAATCCGCAGAAGGCGTTGGTGAGGCTCTGGCGCAGTTTCCTCTGGTTGGTTTCCTATTGGTTGCTCTCGCCCAGACGGGAACCTTTGTCACGCGCTTCCTGACGTGGCAGTACTACATGGGCGTGGTGGATGCGCGTGCGCGCATGTCGCTGCTCGACTCGATCGTGATATTTATCACGGGTTTCATACTTGTGGTCAGCCCAGGTAAAGCGGCTGAACTGCTGAAGGCCGTCCTGGTCAAAGTGAAGACCGAGGTGCCGGTTGCACGCACCGTCCCCGTCATTGTCGCCGAACGTGTCGTAGATGGACTCAGTGTGATCGCGGTGCTGACGCTTACCCTCGTCCTTGCCGGCGATCAACTCGACCTGGGCGACTACTATGATTTTAGCCGGGCCATCGTCTTTAGTTCGGCGGCCTTCCTGGGGTTTGCACTGGTCTCGGTCCAGATTCGGCCGCTCGGATATTTTGTTCTGGGTGTCATTGCACGCCTTCCGGTGATTCGTCGCGCGCATCACTGGTTTGTCGAACTGTATGAAAGCGCGCGCGAGATTTTTAGCCCGCGCCATGTGGCGGTCACAGCCATCTTCGGTTTCGGGACGTATGGCTTCACAGCGCTGGCATTCATCCTCACCCTCGCGGCTTTTGGCCTCCCGTTAAGCCTCACACTGTGCCTGCAGGCCACGTTCATTGTGGGTGTTGGAACGGCGATAGGCGCGCTGAGCTTCATTCCGAATGGTGCTGGTATCACCGAGTTTTCGCAAGCAGCGATGCTGATGGCAATCGTCGCCCCGCAGCACCCCGAGCTCACCGTAGGGGTCGCGGCCGCCGCCGCCCTCATCGAGGGATTCTTCCACAAGTGGTATCGCGTAATTGTTGGGCTTGGAACGGCATTTGTGTTTCGCGAACGGCTTTTTACCCCAACAGTCGAGCAGGAATTGGCATCTGTGGAACACACCGCGTAA